In Papaver somniferum cultivar HN1 chromosome 1, ASM357369v1, whole genome shotgun sequence, a genomic segment contains:
- the LOC113357517 gene encoding uncharacterized protein LOC113357517: MVMEGLCRMIDKLEQNGLYEGFKVSQYGKQVTHLLFADDTLFFSNDSPDQIQVIRATLIWFQLCSGLGINPSKSSAISIGNTSCNEIVNLILGCSIEELPINYLGMPTGGSYRSKFIWDIVIERTKNILQGWSSKFLTYGGRRVQIQNVLSSPDIYLMSVYSMPKSVSKKLNGVLRRYLWNSTDSNKKYPLVAWNKCCQSKERGGLGIQDLNITNDALLCK; the protein is encoded by the coding sequence ATGGTAATGGAAGGACTGTGTCGGATGATAGATAAGTTAGAGCAAAATGGTCTGTATGAAGGTTTCAAGGTTAGTCAATATGGAAAGCAGGTGACCCATCTGCTCTTCGCCGACGACACCCTGTTCTTCTCAAACGACTCTCCAGATCAAATACAAGTAATTAGAGCTACCCTTATCTGGTTTCAATTATGTTCGGGTTTGGGAATCAACCCATCTAAAAGCTCTGCAATCAGCATTGGGAACACTTCTTGTAATGAGATAGTAAATCTAATCTTGGGTTGCTCCATCGAAGAACTGCCGATCAACTACCTTGGTATGCCTACAGGGGGATCTTATAGAAGCAAATTCATATGGGATATTGTGATTGAAAGGACCAAAAATATACTACAAGGATGGAGCTCGAAGTTCTTAACTTATGGAGGGAGGCGTGTACAAATTCAGAATGTGTTGAGTTCACCGGACATTTACTTGATGTCAGTTTATTCAATGCCAAAATCAGTATCGAAAAAGCTAAATGGGGTTTTGAGAAGGTACTTGTGGAATAGCACAGACTCTAATAAAAAATACCCACTGGTTGCGTGGAACAAATGTTGTCAAAGCAAAGAGAGGGGAGGGCTTGGGATTCAGGATTTGAACATCACTAATGATGCTCTGCTGTGCAAGTAG